The Microlunatus antarcticus DNA segment GATCTTGCCGAGCCGCTCGTCCAGCATCCTGCCGGTGAACTTGGGCCACCAGAAGTAGTAGCCGGCGAACATCGCGAACACCACCGTCCCGAAGACGGTGTAGTGGAAGTGGGCGACCACGAAGTAGGAGTCGGACAGCGCGAAGTCCAGCGGCGGCGAGGCCAGGACCACCCCGGTCAGACCCCCGAACAAGAACGTGATCAAGAACCCGATGGCCCACAGCATCGGTGTTCTCATGGCGATGTTGCCGCCCCACATTGTGCCGATCCAGTTGAAGAACTTCACCCCCGTCGGCACCGCGATCAGGAACGACATGAACGAGAAGAACGGCAGGTTCACCGCACCGGTCACGTACATGTGGTGCGCCCACACCGCCACGCTCAGAGCAGCGATGGACAGCGTCGCCCCGACCAGACCGACGTAGCCGAACACCGGCTTGCGGCTGAACACGGGCAGGATCTCGGTGATGATGCCGAAGAACGGCAGCGCGATGATGTAAACCTCGGGGTGGCCGAAGAACCAGAACAGGTGCTGCCACAAGATCGGGCCGCCGTTCGCGGCGTCGAACACGTGCGCGCCGAGCTTGCGGTCGGCCTCCAGGACCAGCAGGGCGGCGCCGAAGATCGGGAACGCGACCAGCACCAGCACCGAGGTGACCAGCACGTTCCAGGTGAAGATCGGCATCCGGAACATCGTCAGCCCGGGCGCGCGCATCGTGACGATCGTGGTGATGAAGTTGACCGAGCCCAAAATCGTGCCGATCCCCGACATGTACAGGCCCATGACCCACAGGTCCCCGCCGACACCAGGGGAGTTGACCGCGTCGCTGAGCGGCGCGTAGGCGAACCAGCCGAAGCTGGCCGCGCCCGACGGCGAGAGGAAACCTGAGACCACAACCAGCGCACCGAACAGGTAGAACCAGTACGACAACATGTTCAGCCGCGGGAAGGCGACGTCGGGAGCGCCGATCTGCAGCGGCATGATCGCGTTCGCGAAGC contains these protein-coding regions:
- the ctaD gene encoding aa3-type cytochrome oxidase subunit I codes for the protein MTTLQRTATEVAIPRRQLGTVSWKWMVTTDHKVIGNLYFVTTFAFFLLGGLLALGIRAELAYPGMQFMSYETYNQFFTIHGTIMLLLFATPLFAGFANAIMPLQIGAPDVAFPRLNMLSYWFYLFGALVVVSGFLSPSGAASFGWFAYAPLSDAVNSPGVGGDLWVMGLYMSGIGTILGSVNFITTIVTMRAPGLTMFRMPIFTWNVLVTSVLVLVAFPIFGAALLVLEADRKLGAHVFDAANGGPILWQHLFWFFGHPEVYIIALPFFGIITEILPVFSRKPVFGYVGLVGATLSIAALSVAVWAHHMYVTGAVNLPFFSFMSFLIAVPTGVKFFNWIGTMWGGNIAMRTPMLWAIGFLITFLFGGLTGVVLASPPLDFALSDSYFVVAHFHYTVFGTVVFAMFAGYYFWWPKFTGRMLDERLGKIHFWLLFIGFQTTFMVQHWLGVEGMPRRYADYLPNEGFTVLNQVSSAGAFLLGASMLPFIWNVWKSLRSPMVGVDDPWGWGRSLEWATSCPPPRHNFTSIPRIRSESPAFDLHHPEVSLSEYNDMEGELRDTLVDSADDTGRRALLEERVSGQSDDPVEAYDDEHPNQSPPSSDINDDEAGRG